A single Defluviitalea saccharophila DNA region contains:
- a CDS encoding multicopper oxidase domain-containing protein produces the protein MTLEPFVDPLPLARTLQPKERYKCFTYYEVTMKEFFHKFHSNLPSTKVWGYEGEIPGPTIEVTQGECTHIKWINDLPDKHLLPIDRTLTS, from the coding sequence ATGACTCTTGAGCCTTTTGTAGATCCCCTGCCACTGGCAAGAACCTTACAGCCTAAGGAGCGTTACAAATGCTTTACTTATTATGAAGTTACAATGAAGGAATTTTTTCATAAGTTCCACTCGAATCTTCCCAGTACAAAAGTTTGGGGATATGAAGGAGAAATTCCCGGTCCTACAATTGAGGTAACTCAAGGAGAATGTACCCATATAAAATGGATTAACGACCTTCCTGATAAACATTTGCTGCCAATTGATCGTACACTTACTTCATAG
- a CDS encoding multicopper oxidase encodes MPNVRTVVHLHGAEVEPESDGHPEAWFTRDFAQCGPRFEHTVYKYSNNQRPTTLWYHDHAIGITRLNVYAGLAGMYIIRNEEENALNLPAGKYEIPLLIQDKSFNEDGSLFYPRTVNNPPPEFPNPSITPGVAGDFIVVNGKIWPYLEVEQRKYRFRILNGSNERFYRMRLDSGQPFIQIGSDGGLLQKPVTMEEITIAPSERVDVIIDFTEQPLDSKIILTNTARTPFDFGAPPDPETTGLIMQFRVIPREGPDESEVPKFLSTIKRFKECEANRTRDITLDVTQDRYGRLMFMLNNHMFMDKITENPILGDVEIWRIINQGIAVHPIHIHLIQFQILDRIPFDVEAYNLKGQLRFTGDPEPPLPNEQGWKDTVQAFPGFVTRVIMRFAPYTGRYVYHCHILEHEDHDMMRQFEVIPRKFRPCVNDECSECSQSYRCICE; translated from the coding sequence ATGCCTAATGTCCGTACTGTTGTTCATCTCCACGGAGCAGAGGTAGAACCTGAGAGCGACGGGCATCCAGAGGCATGGTTTACAAGAGATTTTGCCCAGTGTGGCCCTCGCTTTGAACATACGGTTTATAAATATTCTAACAATCAAAGACCAACTACCCTCTGGTACCATGACCATGCCATAGGAATTACTCGTTTAAATGTATATGCTGGCCTGGCAGGAATGTACATTATTCGCAACGAGGAGGAGAATGCTCTTAATCTTCCTGCCGGAAAATATGAAATTCCTTTACTCATTCAAGATAAATCCTTTAATGAGGATGGCTCTCTCTTTTATCCGAGAACAGTAAATAATCCTCCTCCTGAGTTTCCTAATCCTTCGATTACACCAGGCGTTGCAGGAGATTTTATTGTCGTAAACGGAAAGATATGGCCTTACCTGGAAGTTGAACAAAGAAAATATCGCTTCCGCATTTTAAATGGTTCTAATGAGAGATTTTATCGCATGAGGCTAGATTCCGGCCAGCCCTTTATACAAATAGGTTCCGATGGAGGATTGTTGCAAAAACCAGTTACAATGGAGGAAATCACTATAGCACCATCAGAACGGGTAGATGTTATTATTGATTTTACAGAGCAACCCCTAGATTCAAAGATTATACTCACAAATACGGCACGTACTCCTTTTGATTTCGGTGCTCCTCCCGACCCTGAAACTACAGGATTAATCATGCAATTTAGAGTTATTCCCAGAGAAGGCCCTGACGAAAGTGAAGTACCAAAGTTTCTGAGTACTATAAAAAGATTCAAGGAGTGTGAAGCTAACAGAACAAGGGATATCACTCTGGATGTAACTCAAGATAGGTATGGAAGACTTATGTTCATGTTAAACAATCACATGTTTATGGATAAAATTACAGAAAATCCGATTCTTGGAGATGTAGAAATCTGGAGAATTATTAATCAAGGAATTGCTGTACATCCTATTCATATTCACCTTATTCAATTTCAAATTCTCGACCGTATTCCATTTGATGTGGAAGCCTATAATCTAAAAGGCCAGCTACGCTTTACAGGTGATCCTGAACCTCCTCTGCCTAATGAGCAGGGATGGAAGGATACCGTTCAAGCCTTCCCCGGATTTGTCACCCGAGTAATTATGCGTTTTGCTCCTTATACAGGACGATATGTATATCACTGCCATATTTTAGAGCACGAAGACCATGATATGATGCGTCAATTTGAGGTTATTCCAAGAAAATTTAGACCCTGCGTCAATGATGAATGCTCGGAGTGCTCACAAAGTTACAGATGTATATGTGAATAA
- a CDS encoding PH domain-containing protein: MADVSLNKIFNFYEEVPLSPSLQPFISKNEVVHFAVKTVRDVAVFTDKRILVADKQGITGKKIEYYTIPYKNIITYAVETAGTFDLDSEIKLTMSGGISIELKFFKSKNMNNLLLKVYDIINSYVIG; this comes from the coding sequence ATGGCAGATGTGAGTTTAAACAAAATCTTTAATTTCTATGAAGAAGTGCCACTTTCTCCAAGCCTTCAACCATTCATATCAAAAAATGAAGTTGTACATTTTGCAGTAAAAACGGTAAGGGATGTTGCGGTATTTACTGATAAACGGATACTAGTTGCCGACAAACAAGGAATAACAGGAAAGAAAATAGAATACTACACCATACCTTATAAAAATATCATTACATATGCTGTTGAAACCGCAGGTACATTTGATTTGGATTCTGAAATAAAGTTGACAATGTCCGGCGGAATCAGCATTGAACTTAAGTTCTTCAAAAGCAAAAATATGAATAACCTTCTACTCAAGGTATACGATATTATAAACAGTTATGTAATAGGATAG
- a CDS encoding nitroreductase family protein gives MNFIDLAKKRYSVRKFKDMAVEKEKILQVLEAGILAPSAVNYQPCHFIVITDEEIRSKVAETYPRPWFQSAPVIIVACGDHSQSWIRKDGKDHCDIDVAIAVDHMTLAATDLGLGTCWVCAFDAKKCHEVLELPENLEVIALLPMGYPMEESEPEKKRKSIKDMVSWERY, from the coding sequence ATGAATTTTATTGACCTTGCGAAGAAAAGATATTCTGTTAGAAAGTTCAAAGATATGGCTGTAGAAAAAGAAAAAATTCTTCAAGTGCTGGAAGCAGGAATACTTGCACCTTCTGCAGTGAATTATCAGCCCTGCCATTTTATTGTTATTACGGATGAAGAGATAAGAAGTAAAGTTGCAGAAACCTATCCGCGCCCATGGTTTCAGAGTGCACCGGTTATAATAGTTGCCTGTGGGGACCATTCTCAGTCATGGATTAGAAAAGACGGCAAGGATCATTGTGATATTGATGTTGCAATAGCCGTTGACCATATGACTTTAGCTGCCACCGATTTAGGACTTGGTACCTGTTGGGTATGTGCCTTTGATGCAAAAAAATGCCATGAAGTATTGGAACTGCCTGAAAACTTAGAGGTCATAGCTCTTCTTCCTATGGGATACCCTATGGAAGAAAGCGAACCGGAGAAAAAAAGAAAAAGTATTAAAGATATGGTTAGTTGGGAAAGATATTAA
- a CDS encoding DUF4177 domain-containing protein, whose protein sequence is MKWEYKVVGIHSVQGLGDPSNLQDELNNYGKEGWELIGVMKKPHEGIGWNPQPDEGSVVFKRAVSVQ, encoded by the coding sequence ATGAAATGGGAATACAAAGTAGTTGGAATTCATTCTGTGCAGGGATTAGGTGATCCTTCGAATTTGCAAGATGAACTGAATAACTATGGCAAAGAAGGATGGGAGCTTATTGGTGTAATGAAGAAACCCCATGAGGGCATTGGATGGAATCCGCAGCCTGATGAAGGTTCAGTCGTATTTAAGCGAGCTGTTTCCGTGCAATAA
- a CDS encoding L,D-transpeptidase family protein, with protein sequence MELDRQIEELSNNQEEKITEVPIEEPMEETIEETIEETIEEPIQEPLEEPLEEPLQELVEESKEESAKEPLQDPVEEFIEEPIEELSHELSKALAVEPEEPIENPSQYPSEVIGESIEDQIEEPIEELSQDPCEESIEKPINESTEEPVDEPVRHPIIKHKKIAIGITIFVCTILGIYFGLAIYFTGHYYFGSQINSIDVSGKTIEEAQAILMSRLQNYTLTLKERGGKTEQFKGEEIGLKYRSEDAFRNFKDSQKPLKWVAALFNKENSKMTVEVQYDEQLLKERIDQLSCFDSKQIIEPKNPEIKYINNQYVIIEEVSGTKVDKELLFSAVADSILQQESELDLELADCYIKSQYNSTSPKIIEAKDTLNQYISSKITYNFGDRQEILDDSMIHQWLSIDENYQITFYEEKVKEYVKELSKTYNTIGRTREFITSSGEKITVGGGDYGWYINQDEEAQYLIQAIKEGTIETREPAYIQTAFSRNSNDIGNTYVEIDLTNQYLWFYKNGTLITEGPVVTGNVSTNHTTPKGVYRLKYKQRNAILRGPGYAAPVSFWMPFNGDIGIHDATWRSRFGGNIYKTNGSHGCINCPYNVARDIFNDIEVGTPVICY encoded by the coding sequence ATGGAACTGGATAGGCAAATAGAAGAACTTTCAAACAATCAAGAAGAAAAGATCACAGAAGTGCCTATAGAAGAACCTATGGAAGAAACTATAGAAGAAACTATAGAAGAAACTATAGAAGAACCTATACAAGAACCGTTGGAAGAGCCCTTAGAAGAACCCTTACAAGAACTCGTAGAAGAATCAAAAGAAGAATCAGCAAAAGAGCCTTTACAAGATCCAGTAGAAGAATTTATAGAAGAACCCATAGAAGAATTATCACATGAACTTTCGAAAGCATTGGCAGTAGAACCAGAAGAACCAATAGAAAACCCATCGCAGTACCCCTCTGAAGTAATAGGAGAATCAATAGAAGATCAAATAGAAGAGCCAATCGAAGAACTCTCGCAAGACCCCTGTGAAGAATCGATAGAAAAACCAATAAACGAATCAACAGAAGAACCTGTAGACGAACCAGTACGGCATCCAATAATAAAACACAAAAAAATTGCCATTGGAATAACCATTTTTGTTTGCACTATCCTGGGCATTTATTTTGGACTGGCGATTTATTTTACAGGACATTATTATTTTGGATCACAAATTAACTCCATTGATGTTTCGGGAAAGACTATAGAGGAAGCACAAGCAATCCTGATGTCCAGACTTCAAAATTATACGCTGACCCTTAAAGAAAGAGGAGGCAAAACGGAGCAATTTAAAGGAGAAGAAATAGGATTAAAATATCGTTCGGAGGATGCCTTTAGGAATTTTAAAGACAGTCAAAAGCCATTGAAATGGGTTGCAGCGCTTTTTAACAAAGAGAACTCCAAAATGACAGTTGAAGTTCAATACGATGAACAGTTATTAAAGGAACGAATTGATCAGCTTTCTTGTTTTGACAGCAAGCAGATCATAGAACCTAAAAATCCCGAAATTAAATACATAAATAATCAGTATGTCATTATAGAAGAAGTTTCCGGAACCAAGGTAGATAAAGAACTTCTATTTTCCGCCGTGGCAGATTCAATACTTCAGCAAGAGTCTGAATTGGATCTGGAATTAGCAGATTGTTATATAAAATCCCAATACAATTCTACATCTCCTAAAATTATTGAAGCCAAAGACACGCTTAATCAATACATATCTTCAAAAATTACCTATAATTTTGGGGATAGGCAGGAAATTTTAGATGACTCAATGATCCATCAATGGCTTTCGATTGATGAAAACTATCAGATTACCTTTTACGAAGAAAAGGTCAAAGAATATGTTAAGGAACTCTCTAAAACTTATAATACAATCGGCAGAACGAGGGAGTTTATTACATCCTCAGGAGAAAAGATAACTGTAGGTGGTGGCGACTATGGCTGGTATATTAATCAAGATGAAGAAGCCCAGTATCTCATTCAAGCTATAAAAGAAGGAACAATTGAGACGAGAGAACCAGCATACATTCAAACTGCCTTTTCGCGAAATAGCAACGACATAGGCAATACTTATGTAGAAATAGATCTAACCAATCAATATTTATGGTTTTATAAAAACGGTACACTCATCACAGAAGGACCTGTTGTTACCGGCAATGTTAGTACGAATCATACAACGCCAAAGGGTGTTTATAGGTTAAAATACAAACAAAGAAATGCTATTCTAAGGGGACCGGGCTATGCTGCTCCCGTCAGTTTTTGGATGCCTTTCAATGGCGACATTGGTATCCATGATGCCACTTGGAGGAGCAGGTTTGGAGGAAATATATATAAAACAAACGGTTCCCACGGATGTATCAATTGTCCATATAATGTAGCCAGGGATATTTTTAATGATATTGAGGTCGGTACCCCTGTCATTTGCTATTGA
- a CDS encoding SPL family radical SAM protein: protein MEFIKAKTIVSGYSSNEQWFGNNYNMNIYKGCCHGCIYCDSRSECYGIEDFDRVRAKENALEIIARDLKSKRKTGVVGMGAMSDPYNPFEKEYELTRGALKLIHKYGFGVSIATKSDLIVRDIDLLKSIQTHSPVLAKITITTCDDALCKKIEPNVALSSKRFEAIKKLSDHGIFVGILLMPVLPFIEDNEENIMGIIHLAHKSGAKFIYPAFGVTLRQNQRDWYYKKLDVHFPNIKQKYIRTYGNSYQCSSPKAKVLWHLLKKECEKLGILYKMPDIIQRYKQGYGYTQVSLF from the coding sequence ATGGAATTTATAAAGGCAAAGACCATTGTTTCCGGATATTCTTCCAATGAGCAATGGTTTGGAAACAATTATAATATGAATATTTATAAAGGATGCTGTCACGGCTGTATTTATTGTGACAGCCGCAGTGAATGTTATGGGATAGAGGATTTTGACAGAGTTCGAGCAAAGGAAAATGCTTTAGAGATTATTGCACGGGACTTAAAATCGAAAAGAAAAACCGGAGTAGTAGGTATGGGAGCCATGAGCGATCCGTACAATCCTTTTGAAAAAGAATATGAATTAACAAGGGGAGCTTTAAAGCTCATACATAAATATGGCTTTGGTGTTTCTATAGCCACAAAAAGTGATTTGATTGTAAGGGATATCGATTTATTAAAATCCATACAAACCCATTCTCCTGTTTTAGCTAAAATCACAATCACCACCTGTGATGACGCATTATGCAAAAAGATTGAACCAAATGTGGCGCTATCTTCAAAACGGTTCGAAGCAATTAAAAAGCTTTCTGATCATGGGATATTTGTCGGTATCCTGCTTATGCCGGTACTTCCTTTTATAGAAGACAATGAAGAGAATATAATGGGTATCATTCATCTTGCCCATAAAAGCGGAGCTAAATTCATCTATCCTGCCTTTGGAGTAACTCTAAGACAAAATCAAAGGGACTGGTATTATAAAAAACTTGATGTGCACTTTCCGAATATCAAGCAGAAATACATAAGAACCTACGGAAATTCTTATCAATGTTCATCTCCAAAAGCTAAGGTATTATGGCATTTATTAAAAAAGGAATGTGAGAAACTGGGAATTCTTTATAAAATGCCCGATATCATTCAACGTTACAAGCAAGGGTATGGGTATACTCAAGTGTCTTTATTTTAA
- a CDS encoding glycoside hydrolase family 3 protein — MKRSEKTTIWKRILLIVLIIIALLAIVMVILKLNFFNEIAGNHQNTDNISDSSNQDTTNNNAGPNKNGSKENETDKESNDNSTDLDKEKEREDALVNEILNQMDLHQKVCQMFIVFADSLTGVTNTTVAGDITKNALKEYPVGGVLFQKGNLNSEEQVSSMIQDMQSYSNISLFIASDEEGGRVARVMETLHPYSLDAMLTYKDMGKDKAYENASLIADSIGKYGFNTAFAPVADVWSNPENTVIGDRAYSDDFEQASELVSAAVQGFRDKGMICSLKHFPGHGDTKVDSHYDAAYVTKSLDQLRKEEFLPFKAGIDAGADMVMIGHLIVPDIDEVPATFSHKIVTDILKNELNFKGIVITDALNMQAITNYYDSSSGAIHAVKAGVDILLCPSSLEDSVEALEDAVRKGDILEERIDESVRKILKLKLQKEIISDNDLSDFQ, encoded by the coding sequence ATGAAAAGAAGCGAAAAGACTACAATTTGGAAAAGAATACTTCTTATTGTTTTGATCATTATAGCACTTCTTGCAATTGTTATGGTGATCCTTAAACTTAACTTTTTCAACGAAATTGCAGGCAATCATCAGAATACAGATAATATCTCTGATTCATCCAATCAAGATACGACGAATAATAATGCAGGACCTAATAAAAATGGATCAAAAGAAAACGAGACAGACAAGGAAAGCAACGACAATTCAACAGATTTAGATAAAGAAAAAGAAAGAGAAGATGCTCTGGTAAATGAAATTCTCAATCAAATGGACCTGCACCAAAAAGTATGCCAGATGTTTATAGTATTTGCAGACTCATTGACCGGAGTGACGAATACGACAGTAGCAGGAGATATTACGAAGAATGCATTAAAAGAATATCCTGTTGGCGGAGTACTCTTTCAAAAAGGAAACTTAAATAGCGAAGAGCAAGTATCCAGTATGATTCAAGACATGCAGTCATATTCTAATATTTCTCTCTTTATTGCCAGTGATGAAGAAGGAGGGCGAGTTGCCAGAGTTATGGAAACCCTTCATCCCTATTCTTTGGATGCTATGTTGACTTATAAAGATATGGGGAAAGATAAAGCTTATGAGAATGCTTCATTGATTGCCGATTCAATCGGAAAATACGGATTTAATACAGCTTTTGCTCCAGTGGCAGATGTATGGTCCAATCCCGAAAATACCGTCATTGGGGATCGTGCCTACAGCGATGATTTTGAACAGGCTTCTGAGCTGGTATCGGCTGCAGTCCAAGGCTTTAGAGACAAAGGGATGATTTGTTCCTTAAAGCATTTTCCAGGTCATGGAGATACAAAGGTGGATTCTCATTATGATGCCGCGTATGTAACCAAATCCTTAGATCAGCTTCGTAAAGAAGAGTTTTTACCCTTTAAAGCAGGAATCGATGCCGGAGCCGATATGGTTATGATCGGTCATCTTATCGTTCCGGATATTGATGAGGTTCCGGCAACATTTTCCCATAAAATCGTTACAGATATTCTGAAGAATGAACTGAATTTTAAGGGAATTGTTATTACCGATGCCCTTAATATGCAGGCTATAACGAATTATTACGATTCCTCCTCTGGTGCTATTCATGCGGTGAAAGCCGGAGTGGATATTCTTCTATGTCCATCAAGCTTGGAAGACTCTGTGGAGGCATTAGAAGATGCCGTACGAAAAGGGGATATCTTAGAAGAACGCATTGATGAAAGCGTAAGAAAAATTTTGAAGTTAAAACTCCAAAAAGAGATTATTAGTGATAATGATTTAAGCGATTTTCAGTAG
- a CDS encoding DUF5131 family protein encodes MSNWNPWHGCTKISPGCYHCYVYRRDAEFDRDASVVHKTASFDLPIKKDRKGEYKLKADGDFVYTCFTSDFFHPIADEWRIDAWRYIKIRSDLNFFIVTKRPDRFYESLPADWGEGYENVHLCCTCENQEMTDQRLPIFLDLPLKHRSIIHEPMLEAIDIRKYLEKYHHVIENVICGGESGKDARLCDYDWILSTRAQCIEFGVPFRFKQTGTYFRKGKRTYCIERKYQMSQAVKAGIDFKQQF; translated from the coding sequence TTGTCTAATTGGAATCCGTGGCATGGATGTACGAAAATCAGCCCGGGATGCTATCACTGCTATGTATATAGACGGGATGCAGAATTTGATAGAGATGCTTCAGTTGTTCATAAGACCGCATCCTTTGATCTGCCGATTAAGAAAGACCGTAAAGGCGAATATAAACTTAAAGCGGATGGGGATTTTGTATATACCTGTTTTACCTCTGATTTCTTTCATCCAATAGCTGACGAGTGGCGTATAGATGCATGGAGATATATTAAAATACGTTCAGATCTGAATTTTTTCATAGTAACCAAAAGACCCGACCGATTTTATGAAAGCTTGCCCGCTGATTGGGGTGAGGGCTATGAGAATGTTCATCTCTGCTGTACCTGTGAAAATCAAGAAATGACAGATCAACGACTACCTATTTTTTTGGACCTGCCTCTTAAACATCGTTCGATTATTCATGAGCCAATGTTGGAGGCTATTGATATTAGAAAGTATTTAGAGAAATATCATCATGTAATAGAAAACGTGATATGCGGCGGTGAATCCGGTAAAGATGCAAGACTATGCGATTATGATTGGATTCTTTCAACCAGAGCTCAATGTATAGAGTTTGGAGTTCCTTTTCGTTTCAAGCAAACAGGAACTTATTTCCGTAAGGGAAAGCGTACCTATTGCATTGAACGAAAATATCAGATGAGCCAGGCAGTGAAAGCAGGAATTGATTTCAAACAACAATTTTAG
- a CDS encoding translation factor GTPase family protein — MTQKLVIGILANVDAGKTTLSESLLYLSGKIGKMGRVDNQDAYLDTDALEKARGITIFSKQAVFNILSTQITLLDTPGHVDFSMEMERTLQVLDYAILVISGADGVQSHTKTLWRLLKMYQIPIFIFINKMDQMGTDKDKLMKSIKSQLSDRCVSFEKDSGNDFYEEVAMCGEALLEDYLENGDIHIEQIKKAIKARRVFPCFFGSALKLEGVEYFMEKLIQYALIPSYPESFGARVFKITRDEQGNRLTHMKLTGGKLKVRDILSGDGWEEKINQIRIYSGKNFEAVGEISAGTVCAVTGLAQTIPGEGLGIEQNFSKPILEPVLFYQIKLPEGYSPREVMPKLKEIEEENPELHIVWDETLQEIQAQIMGEVQIEILQSLIKDRFNLDVSFDDGRIVYKETITNTVEGVGHFEPLRHYAEVHLLLEPGERGSGLQFATNCSEDLLSRNWQRLVLTHLEEKVHKGVLTGSAITDMKITLVSGRAHNKHTEGGDFREATYRAVRQGLKEANSILLEPYYSFQLEVPREMVGRAMMDIEKMYGTSEILQADDEMTTLVGSAPVVTMRNYQKELMSYTKGFGRLFCTLKGYEPCHNAEEVIGQIGYDSEADVENPTGSIFCSHGAGFYVRWDEVKEYMHLESYLKPKRDEFKEDFQTKTSSDSQWISLEEIDQILGQTVSNQGKKSVWKKTKSSVERYYESMSSRSEDKPKSKESKLGTYLLVDGYNIIHAWPELKSLAEDNMDSARVKLLDILSNYKATKKCEVIVVFDAYRVKGHVEEMMDYHNIHVVFTKEAQTADQYIEKFSYDHSKKYHIIVATSDGLQQIIVRGAGSSLLSASELKLEIENTNKTYIQSYLNSQPGNHNRLADAITQEEKAQIEAFKKPSNHNK, encoded by the coding sequence ATGACACAAAAATTAGTGATTGGAATATTGGCCAATGTAGATGCGGGTAAAACCACATTATCGGAAAGCCTACTGTATTTAAGCGGTAAAATCGGTAAAATGGGCAGAGTGGACAATCAAGATGCCTATTTAGACACGGATGCGCTTGAAAAAGCCAGAGGAATTACGATTTTTTCTAAGCAAGCTGTTTTTAACATCCTTTCCACACAAATCACATTACTGGATACACCGGGCCATGTAGATTTTTCTATGGAAATGGAACGAACCCTTCAGGTTTTGGATTATGCCATATTAGTGATTAGTGGTGCCGATGGGGTACAAAGTCATACCAAGACCCTTTGGCGTCTTTTAAAAATGTATCAAATTCCGATTTTTATCTTCATTAATAAGATGGATCAAATGGGAACGGACAAAGATAAATTGATGAAATCCATCAAAAGCCAGCTAAGCGATAGATGTGTATCTTTTGAAAAAGATAGCGGAAATGATTTTTATGAAGAAGTTGCCATGTGTGGTGAGGCTTTATTAGAAGATTATTTAGAAAACGGGGACATCCATATAGAACAGATTAAAAAAGCGATTAAAGCCCGTAGGGTATTCCCTTGCTTTTTCGGCTCTGCATTAAAATTGGAAGGTGTAGAGTATTTTATGGAAAAGCTGATTCAGTATGCCCTAATACCTTCTTATCCAGAAAGCTTTGGAGCCAGAGTCTTTAAAATCACCAGGGATGAGCAGGGTAACAGATTGACCCATATGAAACTTACCGGTGGGAAGTTAAAAGTAAGAGATATTTTATCAGGGGACGGATGGGAAGAAAAAATCAATCAGATTCGTATTTATTCCGGCAAAAATTTTGAAGCGGTTGGAGAAATCTCTGCCGGAACGGTATGTGCTGTAACGGGACTTGCGCAGACAATACCCGGAGAAGGCTTAGGGATTGAACAAAATTTTAGCAAACCGATTCTTGAACCGGTATTATTTTATCAGATCAAATTGCCTGAAGGCTATTCACCGAGGGAAGTCATGCCGAAGCTTAAAGAAATAGAGGAAGAGAATCCGGAACTGCATATTGTTTGGGATGAAACCCTGCAAGAAATCCAGGCACAAATCATGGGTGAGGTTCAAATTGAAATCTTGCAAAGTCTCATAAAAGATCGCTTTAACCTGGATGTATCCTTTGATGACGGTCGTATTGTTTATAAAGAAACCATCACCAATACGGTTGAAGGGGTTGGGCATTTTGAACCCTTAAGACACTATGCAGAGGTTCATCTATTGCTGGAACCTGGGGAGCGGGGCAGTGGCCTTCAATTTGCAACCAATTGCAGTGAAGACCTTTTATCAAGAAACTGGCAGAGGCTTGTTTTAACTCATTTAGAAGAAAAAGTCCATAAAGGTGTTCTTACAGGCTCTGCCATTACGGATATGAAAATAACCCTTGTATCTGGTCGTGCCCATAACAAGCATACGGAGGGTGGAGATTTCAGAGAGGCGACTTATCGTGCCGTACGTCAGGGGCTAAAAGAAGCCAATTCCATATTGCTTGAACCCTATTACAGTTTTCAACTGGAAGTTCCAAGGGAAATGGTTGGACGAGCAATGATGGATATTGAAAAGATGTACGGGACCAGTGAGATCCTGCAGGCCGATGATGAAATGACTACTTTAGTAGGCAGCGCTCCGGTCGTGACCATGAGAAATTATCAAAAAGAATTAATGTCTTATACGAAAGGCTTTGGAAGATTATTCTGTACATTAAAAGGGTATGAGCCTTGTCATAATGCGGAAGAAGTCATAGGGCAAATAGGCTATGACTCTGAAGCGGATGTAGAAAATCCCACAGGCTCCATCTTTTGTTCCCATGGGGCAGGTTTTTATGTCAGATGGGATGAAGTAAAAGAATATATGCATCTTGAAAGTTATCTTAAGCCAAAACGGGATGAATTCAAAGAAGATTTTCAAACTAAAACCTCTTCAGACAGTCAATGGATCAGTCTAGAGGAAATCGACCAAATCTTAGGGCAAACCGTGTCTAATCAAGGGAAGAAATCTGTTTGGAAGAAAACAAAATCCTCCGTAGAACGTTATTATGAATCAATGAGTTCCAGGAGTGAAGATAAACCTAAGTCAAAAGAGTCAAAGCTGGGAACCTATCTTTTGGTGGACGGTTACAATATCATTCATGCCTGGCCCGAGCTTAAATCCCTGGCTGAGGATAATATGGACAGTGCCAGAGTAAAACTTTTGGATATATTAAGCAATTACAAAGCAACTAAGAAATGTGAGGTTATTGTCGTATTTGATGCATATAGGGTTAAGGGACATGTAGAAGAAATGATGGATTATCATAATATTCATGTCGTATTCACCAAGGAAGCCCAGACTGCAGACCAATATATTGAAAAATTTTCTTATGACCACAGCAAAAAATATCATATTATAGTAGCCACATCCGATGGACTGCAGCAAATTATCGTAAGAGGTGCCGGAAGCAGCCTGTTATCTGCCAGTGAATTAAAACTGGAGATTGAAAATACGAATAAAACGTATATACAAAGCTATTTGAATTCACAGCCTGGTAATCATAACCGTTTAGCGGATGCAATAACCCAGGAAGAAAAAGCACAAATAGAAGCTTTTAAAAAGCCTTCAAATCACAATAAGTGA
- a CDS encoding YbaN family protein, translating to MEVAIKKVILVTLGTVSLGLGILGIVLPILPTTPFLLLSLGCYIKSSRKLYETILRNKYLGPYVKDYVSGKGIPIHAKKKAIFLIWITIGFCVLVVVDQFLIKGLLLFIAGTVSAYIWTRK from the coding sequence ATGGAGGTAGCAATCAAAAAAGTCATATTGGTCACACTTGGGACTGTCAGTCTTGGATTAGGCATATTAGGTATTGTATTGCCTATACTGCCTACTACGCCTTTTTTACTTCTATCCCTTGGGTGTTATATAAAAAGCAGCAGAAAATTATATGAAACTATCCTGAGGAATAAATATTTAGGCCCTTATGTGAAAGACTATGTTTCAGGTAAAGGGATTCCCATTCATGCAAAAAAGAAAGCAATATTTTTGATTTGGATAACGATAGGATTTTGTGTCTTAGTTGTAGTGGATCAGTTTTTAATAAAAGGGCTTCTTTTATTCATTGCAGGTACTGTTTCAGCATATATATGGACGAGGAAATAA